Proteins from a single region of Eretmochelys imbricata isolate rEreImb1 chromosome 20, rEreImb1.hap1, whole genome shotgun sequence:
- the KANK2 gene encoding KN motif and ankyrin repeat domain-containing protein 2: MAQVLHMEAGFPGKPTPTSPAAFGAQEPQLPYSVETPYGYRLDLDFLKYVDDIEKGNTIRRVPVHRRPRHSSLPRGAGSWWTSTESLCSNASLDSRHSSYSYCAPGFYPPGGTGAFNARVEKTLLDARKKLEDQAGGLGSLHSSVSGSTSSLLGGQPPGAQAGFTPLGSGLSTPVCPSPGHLQHVREQMAVALQKLRQLEEQVKVIPVLQVKVSVLQEEKRQLSVQLKSQKFLGHPGGFGKGKARGELYIEIPEEGRGGEGATSPLRGSRRLDSGGSAPLSPPPAAERKEVRSVGVGTSEPGDRRSVGVGVSEQELVPEGQRQAALALSAKVAVLEKQLQKALRELQGAQQKLAQPGTAGQEGAAGQRRAEGRPGWQQQEVPVKADTVKVIQVQREPEIAASKATGVAHRPQRAQSLETKEPYASLRALTRGEPGTPPQAVVVETAFPVHAAAPHAAPIHGVKKISIVAEPRGEETGPGGGASPEPPGAPQKPEAAVAPDLVPAQPAAPCPSKAEDPAPAQGGVRTGTKRQEEAPEMASKKSLQFVGVNGGYESTSSGSSTAENSSDNESTESEYHEASEGPPAGQVLAPQRVPAEGNTATAGEPPSTAQGSTTGTGLSPELLAACETLQKYLESPDLLMDKEMKAAYTLVLQDWLQLSCHREAAPEAVGGRLAAYRALSPRLLEFILNMADGNGNTALHYTVSHSNFPVVQRLLETGLCNVDKQNKAGYTAIMLTALAATRSDKDMATIQQLLQLGNVNAKASQAGQTALMLAVSHGRQDMVGALLACAADVNLQDADGSTALMCACEHGHAEIARLLLATPACHVGLADHDGSTALSIALEAGQNDIAAMLYAHMNFAKPPSPGTPKQPKAETAAAVLPTEAQ, from the exons ATGGCACAGGTGCTGCACATGGAGGCCGgtttcccag GGaagcccacccccacctcccccgccgCCTTCGGGGCCCAGGAGCCGCAGCTGCCCTACTCGGTGGAGACGCCGTACGGCTACCGCCTCGACCTGGACTTCCTGAAGTACGTGGACGACATCGAGAAAGGCAACACCATCCGGCGGGTCCCGGTTCACCGGCGGCCCcgccacagctccctgccccgcggcGCCGGCTCCTGGTGGACTTCTACCGAGTCCCTGTGCTCCAACGCCAGCCTGGACAGCCGCCACTCCTCCTACTCCTACTGCGCCCCCGGCTTCTACCCCCCGGGCGGGACGGGCGCCTTCAACGCCCGCGTGGAGAAGACCCTGCTGGACGCCCGCAAGAAGCTGGAGGACCAGGCGGGGGGCCTGGGGAGCCTGCACAGCAGCGTCTCGGGCTccaccagctccctgctgggCGGGCAGCCCCCCGGCGCGCAGGCCGGGTTCACCCCGCTGGGCTCGGGGCTGTCCACGCCcgtgtgccccagccccgggcacCTGCAGCATGTGCGGGAGCAGATGGCCGTGGCCCTGCAGAAGCTGCGGCAGCTGGAGGAGCAGGTGAAGGTGATCCCGGTGCTGCAGGTGAAGGTCTCggtgctgcaggaggagaagcgGCAGCTCAGCGTCCAGCTGAAGAGCCAGAAGTTCCTGGGCCACCCAGGCGGGTTTGGGAAGGGCAAAGCCAGGGGCGAGCTCTACATCGAGATCCCGGAggagggcaggggcggggagggggccacCTCCCCGCTGCGGGGGAGCCGGAGGCTGGATTCGGGGGGCTCGGCCCCCCTGAGCCCCCCGCCGGCGGCAGAGCGGAAGGAGGTGAGGTCGGTGGGGGTGGGGACGTCGGAGCCGGGGGACCGGCGgagcgtgggggtgggggtgagcgaGCAGGAGCTGGTGCCAGAGGGGCAGCGTCAGGCCGCGCTCGCCCTGTCGGCCAAGGTCGCCGTgctggagaagcagctgcagaaggccctccgggagctgcagggagcccagcaGAAGCTGGCGCAGCCGGGCACGGCCGGGCAGGAGGGGGCCGCAGGGCAGCGGCGGGCAGAGGGAcgccccggctggcagcagcaggaggtgccCGTCAAGGCGGACACGGTCAAGGTGATCCAGGTGCAGCGGGAGCCGGAGATCGCCGCCAGCAAGGCCACGGGCGTGGCCCACCGGCCGCAGCGGGCACAGAGCCTGGAGACCAAGGAGCCCTACGCTAGCCTGCGGGCCCTGACCCGGGGGGAGCCGGGGACGCCGCCCCAGGCCGTGGTGGTGGAGACGGCCTTCCCCGTCCACGCCGCCGCGCCCCACGCCGCCCCCATCCACGGCGTTAAGAAGATCAGCATCGTGGCCGAGCCCCGCGGGGAGGAGACGGGCCCGGGCGGTGGAGCCTCACCAG agccccccggAGCCCCCCAGAAGCCAGAGGCTGCAGTCGCCCCGGACCTTGTCCCAGCTCAGCCAGCTGCACCGTGTCCAAGCAAGGCAGAGGACCCAG CCCCGGCTCAGGGGGGCGTCAGAACTGGCACGAAGCGGCAGGAGGAGGCCCCGGAGATGGCGAGCAAGAAAAGTCTCCAGTTTGTGGGTGTCAACGGCGG GTACGAGTCCACTTCCTCGGGCTCCAGCACGGCCGAGAACTCTTCTGACAACGAGAGCACGGAGAGCGAGTACCATGAGGCCAGCGAGGGGCCCCCGGCGGGGCAGGTGCTGGCCCCCCAGAGAGTCCCGGCAGAGGGCAACACGGCGACGGCAGGGGAACCTCCCAGCACGGCACAAGGAAGCACCACTGG GACAGGACTCAGCCCAGAGTTGTTAGCGGCCTGTGAAACCCTGCAGAAGTACCTGGAGAGCCCAGACCTGCTCATGGACAAGGAGATG aAGGCCGCCTACACCCTGGTGCTGCAGGACTGGCTGCAGCTGTCGTGCCACAGGGAGGCTGCCCCTGAGGCCGTGGGGGGGCGCCTGGCCGCGTACCGCGCCCTCTCACCCCGGCTGCTGGAGTTCATCCTCAACATGGCGGACGGGAATGGGAACACGGCCCTGCACTACACCGTCTCGCACTCCAACTTCCCCGTGGTCCAGCGCCTCCTGGAGACCG GCCTGTGCAACGTGGACAAGCAGAACAAAGCGGGCTACACGGCCATCATGCTGACGGCGCTGGCCGCCACCCGCTCCGACAAGGACATGGCCAccatccagcagctgctgcagctgggcaaCGTCAACGCCAAGGCCAGCCAG GCAGGGCAGACGGCCCTGATGCTGGCCGTGAGCCACGGGCGCCAGGACATGGTGGGGGCTCTGCTGGCCTGCGCGGCTGACGTGAACCTGCAGGACGCCGACGGCTCGACGGCCCTGATGTGCGCCTGTGAGCACGGCCACGCCGAGATCGCCCGCCTGCTGCTGGCCACGCCCGCCTGCCACGTGGGCCTGGCCGACCAC GACGGCAGCACGGCCCTGTCCATCGCGCTGGAGGCCGGGCAGAACGACATCGCCGCCATGCTCTATGCCCACATGAACTTCGCCAAGCCGCCTTCCCCG GGGACCCCAAAGCAGCCAAAAGCCGAGACCGCAGCAGCCGTCCTGCCCACCGAGGCTCAGTAG